The window CAGAGTGACTCCCACTAACCCTCTGCCCGAAGCTTCCGCTCCCCATCTGCCCGCTTCTTCGGAAGCCAAGCGAGAGGCCGTGGCGTTCGTCAAGACAGTCGCCGGTTTCCTGTTGTTGTTCTTTGTGCTTAGGACCTTTGTAATCGATAGCTACGAGGTTCAGGGCGCTTCGATGGAACCAACGTTGACGAACGGTGAGAGCATCCTCGTGCTTAAGCTTCCTCATGTTTTGAGTCACAGCGGTTGGTTCGATGGAATCGAGGCACTCAAGCCCGGCGATATCGTAGTTTTCAAGAGTAAATACGATGCCGACGCGCGCTATGTGAAGCGCGTGGTCGCGAAAGGCCCCAAACTCGACGCAAGCAACACCGTCATCG of the Candidatus Hydrogenedentota bacterium genome contains:
- the lepB gene encoding signal peptidase I, with the protein product MTPTNPLPEASAPHLPASSEAKREAVAFVKTVAGFLLLFFVLRTFVIDSYEVQGASMEPTLTNGESILVLKLPHVLSHSGWFDGIEALKPGDIVVFKSKYDADARYVKRVVAKGPKLDASNTVIAGVKGESSGEQVSVAIKTQQLFVNNRLVEEDYLPSEVHERFLATDRDETNLRAGEYYVLGDNRCPSKDSRSFGPVDDQEVIGKAILRFWPLSKFGVLK